The Arachis ipaensis cultivar K30076 chromosome B07, Araip1.1, whole genome shotgun sequence genome includes a window with the following:
- the LOC107606612 gene encoding 18.3 kDa class I heat shock protein, which produces MAWSTGSVLNLTTVFFPDDVDWKETPAAHVFRTDVPGLSRDEVRVEIVKGWTVRIYGKRARDAREGTTDTWRHVGRWSGRFERTFKLPQNACVDQLRASMKHGVLTITVPKVEPLRSIPIDDED; this is translated from the coding sequence ATGGCTTGGAGCACCGGAAGTGTCCTAAACCTAACGACGGTGTTCTTTCCGGATGACGTGGACTGGAAGGAGACACCTGCCGCCCACGTGTTCAGAACCGACGTGCCTGGCCTCTCCCGGGATGAAGTCAGGGTCGAGATCGTCAAGGGATGGACGGTCAGAATCTACGGCAAACGGGCACGCGACGCCAGGGAAGGAACCACCGACACGTGGCGCCACGTGGGTCGCTGGAGCGGCAGGTTCGAGCGCACCTTCAAGCTACCTCAGAACGCCTGCGTGGACCAGCTCAGAGCCTCTATGAAACACGGCGTTCTCACTATCACCGTTCCCAAGGTCGAGCCCCTCAGGTCCATTCCTATTGATGATGAAGACTGA
- the LOC107609746 gene encoding 18.2 kDa class I heat shock protein: protein MSMIPSVFGGRRSNIFDPFSLDVWDPFQDIFSVAMSGPNASASAREASAIASTRVDWKETPEAHVFNVDLPGLKKEEVKVEVEDGRVLQISGERSREQEQKDDRWHRVERSTGKFVRRFRLPENANMDEIRAAMENGVLTITVPKVEEKRPEIKSIQISG, encoded by the coding sequence ATGTCTATGATCCCAAGCGTGTTCGGTGGAAGACGTAGCAACATCTTCGACCCATTCTCTTTGGACGTATGGGACCCCTTCCAGGACATTTTCTCGGTCGCTATGTCGGGTCCCAATGCGTCAGCGTCGGCACGTGAAGCCAGCGCCATAGCAAGCACCCGGGTGGACTGGAAGGAGACTCCGGAGGCGCACGTGTTCAATGTGGATCTTCCGGGgctgaagaaggaagaagtgaagGTGGAGGTTGAGGACGGGAGGGTGCTGCAGATAAGTGGTGAGAGGAGCAGGGAGCAGGAGCAGAAGGATGACAGGTGGCACCGCGTGGAGAGAAGTACGGGCAAGTTCGTTAGGAGGTTCAGGCTGCCCGAGAATGCTAATATGGATGAGATCAGGGCAGCTATGGAGAATGGCGTGCTGACCATAACTGTCCCTAAGGTTGAAGAGAAGAGGCCTGAAATCAAGTCTATTCAGATCTCTGGCTAA
- the LOC107609555 gene encoding uncharacterized protein LOC107609555, producing MKKLCRNLDREDGLETVLEVPIPEEIFSSKNRAWQNMKSWMKPNAEPTSSVFGGKTTEIQLLLGVIGAPLLPFPISSHNNNQPIISCNIKHHNNIEGSMAKYIVKQYVAAVGGERALNSVESMYAMGQVRVGSSEFWGGEEGVMKKKKKKKRTTKEVAAAAGEMGGFVVWQKKPELWCLELVVSGYKISAGSDGKVAWRQTPWHHSHASRGPPRPLRRLIQGIDPRSTANLFNNSICIGEKTVNNEECFTLKLEAESASLKARSSSNVEIIQHTLWGHFSQRTGLLVQLQDSYLLKLKSSPSSQSGDAAVFWETNMESLIQDYRAVDGIQIAHAGKTSVSLSRFGAEGPNDFSRTRMEETWKIEEVDFNIKGLSMECFLPPSDLKRGEQHKAGEVATTITTTSTTSNNNNNNANKLPFKIRQASFKISASKVAAVNLDDSSDESESDEDVMIQE from the exons ATGAAGAAGTTGTGTCGGAATCTTGATCGAGAGGATGGGCTTGAAACTGTGCTTGAAGTCCCAATTCCAGAAGAGATTTTCAGCAGCAAGAACAGGGCATGGCAGAACATGAAGTCATGGATGAAGCCAAACGCTGAACCCACATCATCAGTATTCGGAGGCAAAACTACAGAGATCCAACTATTGTTGGGTGTTATTGGAGCACCATTACTCCCCTTCCCTATAAGCtctcacaacaacaaccaacccATCATCTCCTGCAACATCAAACACCATAATAACATT GAGGGTTCAATGGCGAAATATATTGTAAAGCAGTACGTGGCAGCAGTGGGAGGAGAAAGAGCTTTAAACTCGGTAGAAAGCATGTATGCAATGGGTCAGGTGAGGGTAGGGAGCTCGGAGTTCTGGGGAGGGGAAGAAGGTgttatgaagaagaaaaagaaaaagaagaggacgACAAAggaggtggctgcggcggcgggGGAGATGGGAGGGTTTGTGGTGTGGCAGAAGAAGCCGGAGTTGTGGTGCTTGGAGCTGGTGGTTTCCGGTTACAAGATAAGTGCCGGCAGTGATGGAAAAGTTGCTTGGAGGCAAACACCTTGGCATCATTCTCATGCCTCTAGAGGGCCCCCACGACCACTTAGGCGTTTAATTCAG GGTATTGATCCAAGATCCACTGCCAATCTTTTCAACAACTCAATATGCATTGGCGAGAAGACAGTGAACAATGAAGAATGTTTCACACTAAAACTAGAAGCAGAGTCAGCATCACTTAAAGCAAGAAGCAGCAGCAATGTAGAAATAATCCAACACACACTATGGGGCCATTTCAGCCAGAGAACAGGCCTTCTTGTTCAATTACAAGACTCCTACTTGCTCAAACTCAAGTCCTCGCCGTCATCCCAATCCGGCGACGCGGCCGTATTCTGGGAAACCAACATGGAGTCCCTAATACAAGACTACAGAGCCGTGGACGGCATCCAAATCGCGCACGCCGGGAAGACATCTGTGTCGTTGTCAAGGTTCGGAGCCGAGGGGCCGAATGATTTTTCTAGGACAAGAATGGAAGAGACATGGAAAATTGAAGAAGTGGATTTTAATATTAAAGGCTTGTCCATGGAATGTTTCTTGCCACCTAGTGATTTGAAGAGAGGTGAACAACATAAAGCAGGGGAAGTGGCTACCACCATTACTACTACTTCTACTACaagcaacaataataataacaatgctaATAAGTTGCCATTTAAGATTCGACAAGCTTCTTTTAAGATTAGTGCTTCCAAGGTAGCTGCTGTTAACTTGGATGATTCAAGTGATGAAAGTGAAAGTGATGAGGACGTAATGATCCAAGAGTGA
- the LOC107609603 gene encoding 17.3 kDa class I heat shock protein — MSLIPTFFGRRPTPFDPSSLDAWDPFETFPFPPLPLRRHHHQQQLFPAEASSFLRANVDWKETPAAHVFKADVPGLKKEEVKVEIEDDRVLRISGERNRESEERNDTWHRVERSSGRFERSFRLPENAMVDQVKAAMEDGVLTVTVPKVQNRKKADVRSVQISG, encoded by the coding sequence ATGTCTCTCATTCCCACTTTCTTCGGTCGCCGACCCACCCCATTCGACCCCTCCTCTCTCGATGCCTGGGATCCATTCGAAACCTTCCCGTTCCCTCCCCTTCCCTTGCgccgccaccaccaccagcaGCAGTTATTCCCTGCCGAAGCGTCGTCGTTTTTGCGCGCCAATGTTGACTGGAAGGAGACACCTGCTGCTCACGTGTTCAAGGCGGATGTGCCTGGCTTGAAGAAGGAAGAGGTGAAGGTTGAGATCGAGGACGATAGGGTGCTCCGAATCAGCGGTGAGAGGAACCGCGAGAGCGAGGAGAGGAATGACACGTGGCACCGCGTAGAGCGAAGTAGCGGCAGGTTCGAGAGAAGCTTCAGGCTCCCCGAGAATGCGATGGTTGATCAGGTCAAGGCCGCCATGGAAGACGGTGTTCTCACCGTCACCGTTCCCAAGGTTCAGAACAGGAAGAAGGCTGATGTCAGGTCCGTTCAGATCTCCGGCTGA